A DNA window from Iodobacter ciconiae contains the following coding sequences:
- a CDS encoding Hsp70 family protein codes for MTTPSFARACGIDFGTSNSTVGWVRPGHSTLIPLEDGKPTLPSMVFFNAEEDSVCFGRAAMAEYLEGYEGRLMRSLKSLLGSSLIDAQTEVNGRALPLRGLLAKYIGELKLRAENAAGRPFEQAVFGRPVHFVDDDAAADAQAEKTLAEIAYQVGFKEISFQFEPIAAAFHYECSIQKEELVLIVDIGGGTSDFSLVRLSPERAQGLDRRNDLLASAGVHIGGTDFDKALSLAGVMPLLGYKTRLKNNSEVPSGTFFNLATWHTINFAYTRRSWSDLADVYRDAMERDKLDRLMSLIEQRAGHWLALQVEDAKIALSSSDKTTILLDRLEDDLTHNLTRADFDNSISRLVDTVEKTVNGLLSSAGIGVEQVDTVFFTGGSSGVPLLRAQVGALLPNARHVEGDLFGSIGTGLAVEAARRFG; via the coding sequence GTGACTACTCCTTCTTTTGCTCGTGCCTGCGGCATCGATTTTGGTACTTCTAATTCCACGGTGGGCTGGGTTCGCCCAGGCCACAGCACGTTGATTCCTTTGGAAGACGGCAAGCCCACACTGCCTTCGATGGTGTTTTTTAATGCTGAGGAAGACTCGGTGTGCTTTGGCCGTGCGGCTATGGCTGAGTATCTGGAAGGCTATGAAGGCCGTCTGATGCGCTCCTTGAAAAGCCTTTTGGGCAGTAGCCTGATCGATGCGCAAACCGAAGTTAATGGCCGAGCCCTGCCGCTGCGTGGTTTATTGGCTAAATATATTGGCGAATTAAAACTGCGTGCAGAAAATGCCGCCGGTCGGCCTTTCGAGCAGGCGGTATTTGGCCGTCCCGTTCATTTTGTTGATGACGATGCGGCGGCCGATGCGCAGGCTGAAAAAACGCTGGCCGAGATTGCCTATCAGGTCGGTTTTAAGGAAATTAGCTTTCAGTTCGAGCCGATTGCGGCAGCTTTTCATTATGAGTGCAGTATTCAAAAAGAAGAGCTGGTGCTGATTGTGGATATTGGCGGCGGTACTTCGGATTTTTCGCTGGTGCGTTTATCACCGGAGCGCGCGCAGGGCTTAGACAGACGGAATGATTTATTAGCCAGCGCTGGTGTGCATATTGGTGGCACGGATTTTGATAAAGCATTGAGCCTTGCCGGTGTGATGCCTTTACTGGGCTATAAAACGCGGCTGAAAAATAATTCGGAAGTCCCCTCGGGCACCTTTTTTAATCTGGCCACCTGGCACACAATTAACTTTGCTTATACTCGCCGCTCCTGGAGTGATCTGGCTGATGTTTATCGTGATGCAATGGAGCGGGATAAGCTGGATCGCTTAATGAGCCTGATCGAGCAGCGTGCCGGGCACTGGCTGGCCTTGCAAGTTGAAGACGCTAAAATTGCACTATCGAGTAGCGATAAAACCACTATCTTGTTGGATAGACTGGAAGACGATCTGACCCACAATCTGACCCGTGCCGATTTTGATAACTCAATCTCACGCCTTGTCGATACCGTTGAAAAAACAGTAAATGGTTTATTAAGCAGCGCAGGCATCGGCGTAGAACAGGTCGATACCGTATTTTTTACCGGCGGCTCCAGTGGTGTGCCACTGCTACGCGCTCAGGTTGGCGCTTTATTACCCAATGCCCGCCATGTAGAAGGCGATTTGTTCGGCAGTATCGGCACAGGCCTTGCTGTGGAAGCGGCAAGACGGTTCGGCTGA
- a CDS encoding flavin reductase family protein — protein MELTVSALSPDEKYTLISDCVVPRPIAWINTQNTSGIVNVAPFSYFNIVSNEPMIVSVSINRRHDNALLKDTARNILQTGECVVHLPSRDHALQVNASAAAFAPNESEATALGLALTPSTAVKPPRLADCGIALECRLHMHVEVGDPVVADLILLEVIHLGVADDLLIDGRIHPEPLDPLSRLGGADYAIVGERFIIQRPK, from the coding sequence ATGGAATTAACAGTCTCGGCACTTTCGCCCGATGAAAAATACACACTAATCAGCGATTGTGTTGTACCACGCCCGATTGCATGGATTAACACCCAAAACACCAGTGGCATTGTCAATGTAGCGCCTTTTTCCTATTTTAATATTGTTTCAAATGAGCCCATGATTGTGTCGGTCAGTATTAATCGTCGCCACGATAATGCCCTGCTTAAAGACACCGCACGAAATATTTTGCAAACAGGTGAATGTGTCGTTCACCTGCCCTCTCGCGACCATGCACTGCAAGTCAATGCCAGCGCAGCCGCCTTTGCTCCGAATGAAAGCGAAGCCACCGCCCTTGGGCTGGCCCTTACGCCATCCACTGCAGTAAAACCACCGCGCCTTGCCGATTGCGGTATTGCGCTAGAGTGCCGTCTGCATATGCATGTGGAAGTTGGCGATCCTGTTGTGGCTGATTTAATTTTGCTAGAAGTCATCCACCTTGGCGTGGCAGACGACTTACTCATAGATGGGCGCATCCACCCCGAGCCACTCGATCCGCTATCCCGTCTGGGCGGGGCGGATTACGCCATTGTTGGCGAGCGCTTTATTATTCAGAGACCTAAATAA
- a CDS encoding CoA-binding protein, with product MSMFFQNPNDEAIRQFLLSIHRIAVVGLSPKPDRPSFTVAKVMQQAGMQIVPVRPFTDTVLGETAYAHLSDVPGKVDLVNVFRAADQISPIVDEAIALQIPAIWIQQGIINEAAAERARAAGLFVVMDRCIKLDYLRLCL from the coding sequence ATGAGCATGTTCTTCCAGAACCCAAACGACGAAGCCATCCGCCAGTTTTTACTCAGCATTCACCGCATCGCGGTGGTAGGCCTTTCTCCTAAACCGGACCGGCCCAGTTTTACTGTCGCCAAAGTAATGCAGCAGGCGGGTATGCAAATTGTGCCGGTACGCCCGTTTACCGATACGGTGCTGGGTGAAACCGCCTATGCCCACTTAAGTGATGTGCCAGGCAAGGTAGATTTAGTCAATGTATTTCGAGCTGCAGATCAAATCAGCCCTATTGTGGATGAAGCCATTGCTTTGCAAATCCCCGCAATCTGGATTCAGCAAGGCATTATTAATGAAGCGGCAGCAGAGCGCGCCCGGGCAGCGGGATTGTTTGTAGTGATGGACAGATGCATCAAGCTTGATTATCTAAGGCTCTGCCTGTGA
- a CDS encoding DUF3658 domain-containing protein, protein MSCHLVLGDFAAEVLRELLGPYADIRIHRDDLAVGPLIDIDHVYPAARIKFWNQVFPLSSFDFSDVLPAGNAQLAALPEELTLWIGTSCGEALLLRRLAWWRNQAGESFKLMIPDTTAVKSYVAGQVPLSLLSTAQIESASSKLVSPARLQTLAQEWQALCQPTSMFRGWNGQTFRHLDETALDAEMLDLLTDNYLPCSQIAGFWIQASKDFFRSDVLAMWRLRCLAAKGLIEMESHPDQYNLFAFKVRKNFI, encoded by the coding sequence GTGAGCTGTCATCTGGTCCTGGGAGATTTCGCGGCAGAGGTGCTGCGTGAGCTGCTGGGGCCCTATGCCGATATCCGTATTCACCGTGATGATCTGGCCGTTGGCCCGCTGATTGATATCGACCATGTTTATCCTGCTGCCAGAATTAAATTCTGGAATCAAGTGTTCCCGCTGTCGAGCTTTGATTTTAGCGATGTGCTGCCCGCAGGCAATGCCCAGCTTGCAGCGCTGCCGGAAGAGCTTACTTTATGGATAGGCACATCCTGTGGCGAAGCGCTTTTACTACGCAGACTGGCCTGGTGGCGCAATCAGGCCGGGGAAAGTTTTAAGCTGATGATTCCTGATACGACAGCAGTAAAAAGCTACGTTGCCGGGCAAGTGCCCCTTAGCCTGCTCAGTACCGCACAAATCGAATCGGCCAGCAGCAAACTTGTCTCCCCTGCCCGATTACAAACACTGGCGCAAGAATGGCAGGCACTATGCCAGCCCACCAGTATGTTCCGCGGCTGGAACGGGCAGACATTTCGGCACCTGGACGAAACGGCACTCGACGCCGAAATGCTGGATTTACTCACAGACAACTACTTGCCATGCAGCCAGATTGCCGGGTTCTGGATACAGGCCAGCAAAGACTTTTTTCGCAGCGATGTATTAGCCATGTGGCGCTTACGCTGCCTGGCAGCAAAAGGTCTGATCGAAATGGAAAGCCATCCGGATCAGTACAATTTATTTGCTTTTAAAGTACGAAAGAATTTTATTTAG
- a CDS encoding DUF2145 domain-containing protein translates to MHVHQWLLGVTAGILMSSVWAGRVCQDAPPDAQAFRQAMAAGHTSMQQLDKIKPKVALIARVGQDLSAYHLRFSHLGFVWRDPGAQGQWRVMHLLNQCGTVQSDLWREGLANFFMDDPFAYDALIVVPSVAVQDKLHAWLSEQSKMEQLHGSKYNMLAYPFSTLYQNSNQWVLEGLASAMSRDLDIHSRTQAQQWLKLMNYQPSELKINTFKRLGGRMFRANIAFDDHPTDRRMAGQIDTVTVDSIVNFLQQAMPGSRNYLVEAQKLPELR, encoded by the coding sequence ATGCATGTGCATCAATGGCTGCTTGGGGTGACTGCCGGTATTTTAATGAGTTCTGTTTGGGCTGGGCGTGTATGCCAGGATGCACCACCTGATGCACAGGCATTTCGTCAGGCGATGGCTGCAGGCCACACCAGTATGCAACAGCTGGATAAAATTAAACCTAAAGTGGCATTGATTGCGAGGGTGGGGCAGGATTTGTCGGCTTACCATCTGCGGTTTTCTCATCTGGGCTTTGTATGGCGAGATCCTGGCGCGCAAGGTCAATGGCGAGTGATGCATTTGTTAAATCAATGTGGCACGGTGCAATCAGATTTATGGCGAGAGGGCTTGGCTAATTTTTTTATGGATGATCCTTTTGCCTATGATGCTTTGATTGTTGTTCCATCTGTGGCAGTGCAAGATAAGCTGCACGCTTGGTTAAGCGAGCAAAGTAAAATGGAGCAACTGCATGGCAGTAAATACAATATGCTGGCGTATCCGTTTTCCACTCTTTATCAAAATTCAAATCAATGGGTTCTGGAAGGTTTGGCGTCAGCGATGAGCCGTGATCTGGATATTCACAGTCGTACTCAAGCTCAGCAATGGTTGAAATTGATGAATTACCAGCCCAGCGAGTTAAAAATAAATACTTTTAAGCGCTTGGGTGGGCGGATGTTTCGCGCCAATATTGCGTTTGATGATCATCCAACGGATCGGCGGATGGCAGGGCAAATCGATACCGTAACTGTTGATTCAATCGTGAATTTCTTGCAGCAAGCTATGCCGGGAAGCCGTAACTATCTGGTAGAGGCTCAAAAACTGCCAGAGTTACGTTAG
- the dapF gene encoding diaminopimelate epimerase, with product MKIQFSKMQGLGNDFMVIDGVNQQIKLSPDTIRQLGDRHFGIGFDQLLLVEPATRDDIDFSYRIFNNDGSEVEQCGNGARCFARFVHDKGLSLKQEIAVETARGVIYPRLENNDNVSVNMGVPQFAPKEIPFIADSDQIIHPLDIDGTNFAISVVSMGNPHAVQVVADVETAPIASIGPKIETHPRFPAKVNVGFMQIISRDEIRLRVFERAAGETLACGTGACAAVVAGIRRGLLNPLVRVITHGGELSIAWGGDSQAVWMTGPAITVFDGIINLQGEEYAA from the coding sequence ATGAAAATTCAGTTTTCAAAGATGCAAGGCCTAGGCAACGACTTTATGGTTATTGATGGCGTAAATCAGCAGATCAAGTTAAGCCCCGACACCATACGCCAGCTGGGTGACAGGCATTTTGGTATTGGTTTTGACCAGCTTTTATTGGTGGAGCCTGCCACGCGTGATGATATCGATTTTAGCTACCGTATTTTTAATAATGACGGCAGTGAGGTAGAACAATGCGGCAATGGTGCTCGCTGCTTTGCGCGCTTTGTGCACGATAAAGGCCTGAGCCTCAAACAAGAAATCGCTGTTGAAACAGCAAGAGGGGTGATTTACCCCCGGCTGGAAAACAACGACAATGTCAGCGTCAATATGGGCGTGCCGCAATTTGCCCCAAAAGAAATCCCCTTTATTGCTGACAGCGATCAGATCATTCACCCGCTGGATATTGATGGTACAAACTTTGCAATTAGCGTGGTATCAATGGGAAACCCGCACGCTGTGCAAGTTGTTGCCGATGTTGAAACCGCCCCCATTGCCAGCATCGGGCCAAAAATTGAAACCCATCCGCGTTTTCCGGCTAAGGTCAATGTCGGCTTTATGCAAATCATCAGCCGTGATGAAATCAGGCTACGCGTGTTTGAACGTGCAGCAGGCGAAACCCTAGCTTGTGGCACCGGTGCTTGCGCGGCTGTTGTGGCAGGCATTCGCCGTGGCTTACTCAACCCTCTCGTTCGCGTCATCACTCATGGCGGCGAGCTAAGTATCGCTTGGGGTGGAGATTCGCAAGCAGTATGGATGACCGGCCCGGCCATCACCGTGTTTGACGGTATTATCAATCTCCAAGGAGAAGAGTATGCAGCCTAA
- a CDS encoding DUF484 family protein, giving the protein MQPNDVARWLGDNPDFFEQYADELAEIYVPHTHRGQAISLAERQLLTLREKNRSLELRLGDLLQFGEENDHISEKLHQLSVSLMQADDLASMIGTLEYHLQHRFGVPHIALRLWLDSDCNLREFAPVGETVQKLAQNLVSPYCGPYVTDEVLSWFDVEAGTLKSFAQFALRTGGEPFGILVMASEDIERFYPDMGTLYLQRLSDLVSASIRRAVPQFAPDGEPMLLTEEV; this is encoded by the coding sequence ATGCAGCCTAATGACGTCGCCCGCTGGCTTGGGGACAACCCGGACTTTTTTGAGCAATACGCCGATGAGCTAGCCGAAATTTATGTGCCGCACACCCACCGTGGCCAAGCTATTTCTCTGGCCGAGCGACAACTTCTTACCCTGCGTGAGAAAAACCGCTCACTGGAGCTGCGCCTGGGTGATTTACTACAGTTTGGTGAAGAAAACGACCATATCTCGGAAAAGTTACACCAGCTAAGCGTAAGCCTGATGCAGGCGGACGATTTAGCCAGCATGATCGGTACTCTGGAATACCATTTGCAGCATCGCTTTGGCGTGCCGCATATCGCCTTGCGGCTCTGGCTGGACAGCGATTGCAATCTGCGCGAGTTTGCCCCCGTAGGTGAGACGGTACAAAAACTGGCTCAAAACCTGGTATCACCTTACTGCGGCCCCTATGTCACCGATGAAGTACTGTCCTGGTTTGATGTTGAAGCTGGCACACTAAAATCTTTTGCCCAGTTTGCCCTGCGCACCGGTGGTGAGCCGTTTGGCATACTTGTCATGGCCAGTGAAGATATTGAGCGCTTCTATCCTGATATGGGCACACTGTATTTGCAGCGCCTATCCGATTTGGTCTCGGCATCAATACGCCGTGCCGTGCCGCAATTTGCTCCCGATGGCGAGCCAATGCTGCTCACCGAAGAAGTGTAA
- a CDS encoding tyrosine recombinase XerC, which translates to MQTTTERLPSGEVPKPADERDSPEQISTKHAMLAHFVQYLEGEKGAGKHTRSAYGRDMATLLEYATGHDLPALTPKEIRGYVRKLSGQGLSARSIARTLSTWRTFYRLMCRDFHWPINPADGIKPPKISKKLPAAMTIDDASGFLENMPDDKILACRDKAIFELAYSSGLRVAELVSVTLLDLDLNHGMAMVTGKGRKTRKLPVGSVACEAIRRWLIERPKLTPKSNTVFVGKNGDSLSTRAVQLRIKYWESKLNIAEPLYPHKLRHSCASHLLQSSHDLRAVQELLGHASIATTQVYTHLDYQHLAQEYDRTHPRAKKPEDEEGE; encoded by the coding sequence ATGCAAACCACCACGGAACGTCTTCCCTCAGGGGAAGTCCCCAAGCCCGCAGATGAGCGTGACAGTCCCGAGCAAATCAGCACAAAACACGCCATGCTCGCCCACTTTGTACAATATCTGGAAGGTGAAAAAGGAGCCGGGAAACACACCCGCTCAGCCTACGGGCGGGATATGGCTACCCTGCTCGAATACGCTACTGGCCACGATTTGCCAGCGCTTACCCCCAAAGAAATTCGTGGCTATGTGAGAAAGCTGAGCGGTCAAGGTCTGTCAGCCAGAAGCATCGCCCGCACACTTTCTACCTGGCGCACCTTTTACCGGCTAATGTGCCGGGATTTTCACTGGCCCATAAACCCTGCCGATGGAATAAAACCGCCAAAGATCAGCAAAAAACTGCCTGCCGCAATGACCATTGATGACGCCAGCGGCTTTTTAGAAAACATGCCCGACGATAAAATACTGGCCTGCCGGGATAAAGCAATCTTCGAGCTGGCTTATTCTTCGGGCTTACGCGTGGCAGAATTAGTTTCGGTTACCCTGCTCGATTTAGACCTCAACCACGGCATGGCAATGGTCACCGGTAAAGGCAGAAAAACACGCAAGCTCCCTGTTGGCAGCGTGGCCTGTGAAGCTATCCGCCGCTGGCTGATAGAACGCCCCAAACTCACCCCCAAAAGCAACACGGTATTTGTCGGCAAAAACGGCGACTCACTCAGCACCCGCGCAGTGCAATTACGCATCAAATACTGGGAAAGCAAACTCAATATCGCCGAACCTCTCTACCCGCACAAACTGCGCCACAGCTGCGCCAGCCATTTACTCCAAAGCTCACACGACCTGCGCGCCGTACAAGAGCTCCTCGGCCACGCCAGCATCGCCACCACCCAAGTCTATACCCACCTCGATTACCAACACCTCGCCCAAGAATACGACCGCACGCACCCAAGAGCTAAAAAGCCAGAAGATGAAGAGGGGGAGTAG
- the pip gene encoding prolyl aminopeptidase — MMSDLLFPDIQPRRSGRLAVDDVHTLYWEECGNPDGVPVLFLHGGPGGGISPMHRRFFDPAYYRIVLFDQRGAGQSTPLGEYCNNTTAHLIADIEVLRQMLEVEQWLVFGGSWGSTLALAYGEAHPKVCLGFILRGIFLCTAAEVDWFVNGIGYFYPEVHAEFAAYIPAPERSNLLEAYSQRLFNADPDVYLPAARSWSRYEGSCLFLEPQSSAIAQFETDAVCMSLGRLEAHYMRYGAFMDEDQLVQNVGKIRHLPAVIIQGRYDVICPPKSAYRLHQAWPESTLHIIPDAGHAAMEPGIATALIKATEEFKLQGRFS; from the coding sequence ATGATGAGCGATTTATTGTTTCCGGATATCCAGCCTCGCCGCAGTGGCCGTCTTGCCGTAGATGATGTGCATACCCTTTATTGGGAAGAATGTGGTAATCCTGATGGTGTGCCGGTACTGTTTTTACACGGTGGCCCCGGCGGTGGTATTTCGCCCATGCATCGTCGTTTTTTTGACCCAGCCTATTATCGCATTGTGCTGTTTGATCAGCGCGGTGCGGGGCAATCCACGCCCTTAGGCGAATATTGCAATAACACCACCGCTCATTTAATTGCTGATATTGAAGTCTTACGCCAGATGCTGGAGGTAGAGCAGTGGCTGGTGTTTGGCGGCTCCTGGGGCTCCACCCTCGCGCTGGCTTACGGAGAAGCACATCCTAAGGTGTGTTTAGGTTTTATCTTGCGCGGGATTTTTCTTTGTACTGCGGCCGAGGTGGATTGGTTTGTGAATGGTATTGGCTATTTTTACCCGGAAGTTCATGCCGAATTTGCTGCGTATATTCCTGCGCCTGAGCGGAGTAATTTGCTTGAAGCCTATAGCCAGCGTCTTTTCAATGCTGATCCGGATGTCTATCTGCCTGCTGCCCGCAGCTGGAGCCGTTATGAAGGTAGCTGCCTGTTTTTAGAGCCGCAAAGCAGTGCCATTGCTCAGTTTGAAACCGATGCTGTTTGCATGAGTCTTGGCCGCTTAGAGGCGCACTATATGCGTTACGGGGCTTTTATGGACGAAGATCAGCTGGTGCAGAACGTGGGCAAGATTCGCCATCTGCCTGCGGTGATTATCCAGGGCCGCTACGATGTAATTTGCCCGCCAAAATCAGCTTATCGCCTGCATCAGGCCTGGCCAGAATCGACTCTACACATCATCCCCGATGCGGGGCATGCGGCGATGGAGCCGGGAATTGCTACGGCTTTAATTAAAGCGACTGAGGAATTTAAATTGCAGGGGAGGTTTTCTTAA
- the feoB gene encoding ferrous iron transport protein B yields the protein MKRVALVGMPNTGKSTLFNRITGGTARTANWPGLTVELASSRILLGGSMVQMVDLPGIYDLSGGAEDERITQEFLNKTELDAVLLVLNATQLDRQLVLALQLKALGAPLIIALNMSDEAKQAGVQINLEGLAAELACPVLKISAKHGQGVPDLKEALNRLISQKDPKQISLAHAPASGTLHQNEARLYSRFIQRPSILPPGPTAMLDRWILHPVLGLPLFVLMMFCLFQLTYAIGVPLQDLANEGLDWFKAEILTPGIAPWPPFWSGFLINGVFDGLGTVLTFIPIIFLFFCLMAIIEDSGYFSRAAFMMDGLMARLGMDGRGFVMLMMGFGCNVPALMGTRVIRDRKARLLTMLAIPFSLCSARLQIFLFLTAALFTPLQAPWVLLSLYFASIFISMGTALLLRGRFKSTEPFTLELPPYRFPVLRQIFLRGWGEAAGFVRLASTMIVIGVVLVWLLSNYPSPQHSYSIMIAEFFQPVLSPIGIQAELSIALMFGFVAKEVVLGALAVIAGQDGPALAHHLSVVLDPVSAYSFMLFSLTYVPCVSTIAAMRKESNSAALTTFSVVYSLLLAWVLSFIFYQGARALGF from the coding sequence ATGAAACGCGTTGCCCTCGTAGGGATGCCCAATACTGGCAAATCAACCTTATTTAATCGCATTACGGGAGGTACGGCCCGCACCGCCAATTGGCCGGGGCTAACGGTGGAATTGGCTTCCAGCCGTATTTTACTGGGTGGCTCCATGGTGCAGATGGTTGATCTGCCGGGGATTTATGATTTAAGTGGTGGAGCTGAAGACGAGCGGATTACTCAGGAATTTCTGAATAAAACAGAGCTCGATGCCGTGTTGCTGGTGCTGAATGCCACGCAGCTGGACAGACAGCTGGTTTTGGCTTTGCAGCTAAAGGCATTGGGGGCGCCGCTGATTATTGCGCTTAATATGAGTGATGAAGCCAAGCAGGCGGGCGTGCAAATTAATCTGGAAGGCCTGGCTGCGGAGCTGGCCTGCCCGGTGCTTAAAATTAGTGCCAAGCATGGGCAGGGCGTGCCTGATTTAAAAGAGGCGCTTAATCGCCTGATTAGTCAAAAAGATCCTAAGCAAATTTCCCTAGCCCATGCACCGGCATCCGGCACCTTGCATCAGAATGAGGCACGGCTGTATAGCCGCTTTATTCAGCGCCCCTCCATTTTGCCGCCCGGCCCCACCGCCATGCTGGATCGCTGGATCTTACATCCGGTGCTGGGTTTGCCGCTGTTTGTATTGATGATGTTTTGTCTGTTTCAGCTTACTTATGCCATCGGCGTGCCATTGCAAGATCTGGCTAACGAAGGGCTGGATTGGTTCAAGGCTGAGATCTTGACGCCGGGTATTGCCCCCTGGCCGCCATTTTGGTCCGGTTTTCTGATTAATGGGGTGTTTGACGGCTTAGGTACGGTCCTGACATTTATTCCGATTATTTTTCTGTTTTTCTGTCTGATGGCCATCATCGAAGACTCGGGTTATTTCTCCCGCGCGGCTTTTATGATGGATGGGCTGATGGCTCGTCTGGGCATGGATGGCCGTGGCTTTGTAATGTTGATGATGGGCTTTGGTTGCAATGTGCCTGCCTTAATGGGCACAAGGGTGATTCGGGATAGAAAAGCGCGTTTGCTGACCATGCTGGCGATTCCTTTTTCGCTTTGCTCGGCGCGTTTGCAGATTTTCCTCTTTTTAACCGCTGCACTGTTTACTCCCCTGCAAGCGCCGTGGGTGCTGTTATCACTTTATTTTGCGAGTATTTTTATTTCTATGGGCACGGCGCTGTTGCTGCGCGGCCGTTTTAAATCGACCGAGCCATTCACGCTGGAGCTGCCGCCCTATCGTTTTCCTGTACTGAGGCAAATCTTTTTGCGTGGCTGGGGCGAGGCGGCCGGTTTTGTACGCCTGGCGTCCACCATGATTGTGATTGGCGTTGTTCTGGTTTGGCTATTAAGTAATTATCCGAGTCCGCAACATAGTTATTCCATCATGATTGCCGAATTTTTTCAGCCGGTGTTGTCCCCCATTGGGATTCAGGCCGAGTTGTCGATTGCCCTGATGTTTGGTTTTGTGGCAAAAGAAGTAGTGCTCGGTGCGCTGGCGGTGATTGCCGGGCAGGATGGCCCCGCCCTGGCACATCATTTATCTGTCGTGCTCGATCCGGTATCAGCTTATAGTTTTATGTTGTTTTCATTAACCTATGTGCCTTGCGTTTCTACTATTGCTGCTATGCGCAAGGAATCCAATAGCGCGGCATTAACTACTTTTTCTGTGGTCTATTCTTTATTACTTGCCTGGGTGCTGTCGTTTATCTTTTACCAGGGGGCAAGAGCCTTGGGTTTCTGA
- a CDS encoding FeoA family protein, whose translation MKLTKTVLIAKTMTLADLPLNIPARILSARLDADLCQRLAALGLHVQRDVQVIRRGVMGGPLQLRVGSTEFMLRRNDARQIVVDILPQAHS comes from the coding sequence ATGAAGTTAACAAAAACCGTTCTCATTGCTAAAACTATGACACTCGCCGATCTTCCGCTTAACATCCCTGCCAGAATCCTCTCTGCCCGGCTTGATGCTGATTTATGCCAACGCCTTGCTGCACTGGGCTTGCATGTGCAGCGTGATGTACAGGTGATCCGTCGGGGGGTAATGGGCGGGCCTTTACAGCTGCGGGTTGGCAGTACCGAATTTATGTTGCGCCGCAATGATGCCAGGCAGATTGTGGTTGATATTCTGCCACAAGCACATAGTTGA